In a genomic window of Myxococcales bacterium:
- a CDS encoding glutathione S-transferase N-terminal domain-containing protein: MITLHTAPTPNGHKASIALEELGLPYQVRAVSLAAGEQKQPEFLALNPNGRIPVIVDHSADDFVVFESGAILIYLAEQTGRLMPTDAKGRSTVLQWLMFQMGGVGPMMGQANVFFRYFPEKLPAAIERYQKESRRLFEVLDRRLGEVEWLAGDYSIADIATWPWVRTHPWSGVTVDGLPHLQRWMAAMAERPACQRGVLVPTAQRPTADDVAKVGASIIVK; encoded by the coding sequence ATGATCACGCTGCACACCGCGCCCACCCCCAACGGGCACAAGGCCTCGATCGCGCTCGAGGAGCTGGGCCTGCCGTACCAGGTCCGCGCGGTGTCGCTGGCCGCGGGCGAGCAGAAGCAGCCCGAGTTCCTGGCGCTGAACCCCAACGGGCGCATCCCGGTGATCGTCGATCACAGCGCCGACGACTTCGTCGTGTTCGAGTCGGGCGCGATCCTGATCTACCTGGCCGAGCAGACCGGCCGGTTGATGCCGACCGACGCCAAGGGCCGCTCGACGGTGCTGCAGTGGCTGATGTTCCAGATGGGCGGGGTCGGGCCGATGATGGGCCAGGCCAACGTGTTCTTCCGGTACTTCCCCGAGAAGCTGCCGGCGGCGATCGAGCGCTACCAGAAGGAGAGCCGGCGGCTGTTCGAGGTGCTCGATCGTCGGCTGGGCGAGGTCGAGTGGCTGGCCGGCGATTACTCGATCGCCGACATCGCGACCTGGCCGTGGGTGCGGACCCACCCGTGGTCGGGCGTCACCGTCGACGGGCTGCCCCACCTGCAGCGCTGGATGGCGGCGATGGCCGAGCGCCCGGCGTGCCAGCGCGGCGTCCTGGTGCCGACCGCCCAGCGCCCCACCGCCGACGACGTCGCCAAGGTCGGCGCGTCGATCATCGTCAAGTGA
- a CDS encoding response regulator transcription factor, translating into MADRVLLIEDDRELGAQIVATLQRAGLGVTWWTEGRVPDPAEIDLLIVDLMLPGVYGLDILKALRARSDTPALVLSARNDTNDKIRALKLGADDYMTKPFWPEELVERVRARLRRPTLARSDVIEVGDLRIGVAERQAWVADRAIELTRAEFDLLAALARRPGAAVTRAALVDAALDAERDGAERTLDVHVSRLRKKLGDAGLIQTVWGVGYRLATSAPA; encoded by the coding sequence ATGGCCGACCGCGTGCTGCTCATCGAGGACGACCGCGAGCTGGGAGCCCAGATCGTGGCGACCTTGCAGCGCGCCGGCCTCGGCGTCACCTGGTGGACCGAGGGCCGCGTGCCCGACCCGGCCGAGATCGATCTGCTGATCGTCGATCTGATGCTGCCGGGCGTGTACGGCCTCGACATCCTCAAGGCGCTGCGCGCGCGCTCGGACACCCCGGCGCTGGTGCTGTCGGCCCGCAACGACACCAACGACAAGATCCGCGCGCTCAAGCTCGGCGCCGACGACTACATGACCAAGCCGTTCTGGCCCGAGGAGCTGGTCGAGCGGGTGCGCGCGCGCCTGCGCCGCCCGACGCTGGCGCGCAGCGACGTGATCGAGGTCGGCGACCTGCGCATCGGCGTCGCCGAGCGCCAGGCCTGGGTCGCCGATCGGGCGATCGAGCTGACCCGCGCCGAGTTCGATCTGCTGGCGGCGCTGGCGCGGCGGCCGGGCGCGGCGGTGACCCGGGCGGCGCTGGTCGACGCGGCGCTCGACGCCGAGCGCGACGGCGCCGAGCGCACGCTCGACGTGCACGTGTCGCGGCTGCGCAAGAAGCTCGGCGACGCCGGCCTGATCCAGACGGTGTGGGGCGTGGGCTATCGGCTGGCCACGAGCGCGCCCGCGTGA
- a CDS encoding RtcB family protein: MTTATTTLISGPDVWMEGDATYQLAAVAGLAGCVRAVGMPDLHPGRGYPIGAAVATREVVHPQLIGGDAGCGARLVVTSVARVTPDQLERRLRAQFEAPVVDAADPAALFAAVWARGARGLAEVEGLPDGLRWLAEREPIDEGAIASGDPGPYALDVARVLGTVGGGNHFAEVARVTTVADAPAAARLGLARDALVVLAHAGSRGLGAALGVRWGTRPLRDAERATYLGELAGACRFARANRLVVTYRLLGALGALRDHTLRGRLDLTHNDVRAEPVDGADAWIHRKGVAPAHADAATIVLGSRGAPSWILRGTGAEAGLRSVAHGAGRKMKRSEALAKLKDRYRRREVVRSSLGGRVICDDPTLLFEEHPDAYKPIEPVIAALEAHGLATRIAALTPLVTVKL; encoded by the coding sequence ATGACCACCGCGACCACCACGCTCATCAGCGGCCCCGACGTCTGGATGGAGGGCGACGCGACCTACCAGCTCGCCGCGGTCGCGGGGCTCGCCGGCTGCGTGCGCGCGGTCGGCATGCCCGACCTGCACCCGGGCCGTGGCTATCCGATCGGCGCCGCGGTCGCGACCCGCGAGGTCGTGCACCCGCAGCTCATCGGCGGCGACGCCGGCTGCGGCGCGCGCCTGGTCGTGACCTCGGTCGCGCGGGTCACGCCCGATCAGCTCGAGCGCCGGCTGCGCGCGCAGTTCGAGGCGCCGGTCGTCGACGCCGCCGATCCGGCGGCGCTGTTCGCCGCGGTGTGGGCTCGGGGCGCCCGCGGGCTGGCCGAGGTCGAGGGCCTCCCGGACGGCTTGCGGTGGCTGGCCGAGCGCGAGCCGATCGACGAGGGCGCGATCGCCAGCGGCGACCCCGGGCCCTACGCGCTCGACGTCGCGCGCGTGCTCGGCACCGTCGGCGGCGGCAACCACTTCGCCGAGGTCGCGCGCGTGACCACGGTCGCCGACGCCCCGGCCGCGGCGCGCCTCGGGCTGGCCCGCGACGCGCTCGTGGTGCTGGCGCACGCCGGCTCGCGCGGGCTCGGCGCCGCGCTCGGCGTCCGCTGGGGCACGCGGCCGCTGCGCGACGCCGAGCGCGCGACCTACCTCGGCGAGCTCGCGGGCGCGTGTCGGTTCGCGCGGGCCAACCGCCTGGTCGTGACCTACCGCCTGCTGGGCGCGCTGGGCGCGCTGCGCGATCACACGCTGCGCGGCCGCCTCGATCTCACCCACAACGACGTGCGGGCCGAGCCGGTCGACGGCGCCGACGCGTGGATCCACCGCAAGGGCGTCGCGCCGGCCCACGCCGACGCCGCGACGATCGTGCTCGGCAGCCGCGGCGCGCCGTCGTGGATCCTGCGCGGCACCGGCGCCGAGGCCGGCCTGCGCTCGGTCGCCCACGGCGCCGGGCGCAAGATGAAGCGCAGCGAGGCGCTGGCCAAGCTCAAGGATCGCTACCGCCGCCGCGAGGTCGTGCGCTCGAGCCTGGGCGGCCGCGTGATCTGCGACGACCCGACGCTGTTGTTCGAGGAGCACCCCGACGCCTACAAGCCGATCGAGCCGGTGATCGCCGCGCTCGAGGCCCACGGCCTCGCGACCCGGATCGCGGCGCTGACCCCGCTCGTCACGGTGAAGCTGTGA
- a CDS encoding FxsA family protein codes for MRYVVLFFAAIAAEIASVVIAADLIGWWTLAALVGAVGLGVVVLTGRGVMIVRDVTAALGAGSSPTPAIVDGALAAVAWVLLITPGFASDAVALALLLPPVRALVRDRLIARVRTGLEANGVVTGGGFGGVGPDGAIDVDGVEVRVEPPPRPTLPDALN; via the coding sequence GTGCGCTACGTGGTCCTGTTCTTCGCGGCGATCGCGGCCGAGATCGCCAGCGTGGTGATCGCCGCCGACCTGATCGGCTGGTGGACGCTGGCGGCGCTGGTCGGCGCGGTCGGGCTGGGCGTGGTGGTGCTGACCGGCCGGGGCGTGATGATCGTCAGGGACGTGACCGCCGCGCTCGGCGCGGGCTCGTCGCCGACGCCGGCGATCGTCGACGGCGCGCTCGCGGCCGTCGCCTGGGTCCTGCTGATCACGCCCGGGTTCGCGTCCGACGCCGTGGCCCTCGCGCTCTTGCTGCCGCCGGTCCGCGCGCTGGTCCGCGATCGCCTGATCGCGCGGGTCCGCACCGGCCTTGAGGCCAACGGCGTGGTCACCGGCGGCGGGTTCGGCGGCGTCGGGCCCGACGGCGCGATCGACGTCGACGGTGTCGAGGTCCGGGTCGAGCCGCCGCCGCGCCCGACCTTGCCCGACGCGCTCAACTGA
- a CDS encoding HAMP domain-containing protein, producing MNLRPRLALTTAAVAVPLVLGLVWLDARSRHRAAEQALAHLAQSRVERPDEQARCEGDPVRWGRPLGLGPGPGRHDGPAHRPPPPGPRAAPPEFFAYDATLASGDARAPGLAPARVAALAQQAWIAIDRATFDERVSVLVRTPWPDGPCAYVLVRGTSPRGFIGAILPASELWLAPLAAVLVAVLIVVGPVVRRVRRLTAEVRRSAAGGFVDAPTPTGTDEVRALGDAFVAASAEVRRQLAARDDRERALREFLANTTHDVMIPLTVLTQHLASLRAGVRTREPAELDQIVAQAMDEAHYLAALLHNLSVAARVDVAEPRLERSPIDLNALVARVIARHRPVAVERGIELDSGVPERPVIVDADLTMLEQAVSNVAYNAIRYNRRGGHVAVVLDRADDDFVLRVLDDGPGIPPPDLGSLIGRGFRSDAARTRTTGGHGGHGIGLHITHTVARLHDYRLTFRNREPTGLEVELAGAVATRSV from the coding sequence GTGAACCTGCGGCCGCGCCTGGCGCTGACCACGGCGGCGGTCGCGGTGCCGCTGGTGCTCGGCCTGGTCTGGCTCGACGCGCGCAGCCGGCACCGCGCGGCCGAGCAGGCGCTGGCGCACCTGGCGCAGAGCCGGGTCGAGCGGCCCGACGAGCAGGCGCGGTGCGAGGGTGATCCGGTCCGGTGGGGGCGACCGCTCGGCCTCGGGCCGGGGCCGGGCCGTCATGACGGGCCCGCACACCGACCGCCGCCGCCCGGGCCGCGCGCGGCGCCGCCGGAGTTCTTCGCCTACGACGCCACCCTGGCCAGCGGCGACGCCCGGGCGCCGGGGCTCGCGCCCGCCCGCGTGGCCGCGCTCGCGCAGCAGGCGTGGATCGCGATCGATCGCGCGACCTTCGACGAGCGGGTGTCGGTGCTGGTGCGGACGCCGTGGCCCGACGGGCCGTGCGCGTACGTGCTGGTGCGCGGCACGTCGCCGCGCGGGTTCATCGGCGCGATCTTGCCGGCCAGCGAGCTGTGGCTGGCGCCGCTGGCGGCGGTGCTGGTGGCCGTGCTGATCGTGGTCGGCCCGGTGGTGCGCCGGGTGCGTCGGCTCACGGCCGAGGTCCGGCGCTCGGCCGCCGGCGGCTTCGTCGACGCGCCCACGCCGACCGGCACCGACGAGGTGCGCGCGCTCGGCGACGCGTTCGTCGCCGCCTCGGCCGAGGTCCGCCGCCAGCTCGCGGCCCGCGACGATCGCGAGCGCGCGCTGCGCGAGTTCCTGGCCAACACCACCCACGACGTGATGATCCCGCTGACCGTGCTGACCCAGCACCTGGCCTCGCTGCGCGCCGGCGTGCGCACGCGCGAGCCGGCCGAGCTCGATCAGATCGTCGCGCAGGCGATGGACGAGGCCCACTACCTCGCGGCGCTGCTCCACAACCTGTCGGTGGCGGCCCGGGTCGACGTGGCCGAGCCGCGGCTCGAGCGCTCGCCGATCGATCTCAACGCCCTCGTCGCGCGGGTGATCGCGCGCCATCGCCCGGTCGCGGTCGAGCGCGGCATCGAGCTCGACAGCGGCGTGCCCGAGCGGCCGGTCATCGTCGACGCCGATCTGACGATGCTCGAGCAGGCGGTGTCGAACGTGGCCTACAACGCGATCCGGTACAACCGCCGCGGCGGCCACGTCGCGGTCGTGCTCGATCGCGCCGACGACGACTTCGTGCTGCGCGTGCTCGACGACGGGCCCGGGATCCCGCCGCCCGACCTCGGCAGCCTGATCGGGCGGGGCTTCCGCAGCGACGCCGCGCGCACCCGGACCACCGGCGGCCACGGCGGCCACGGCATCGGCCTCCACATCACCCACACGGTCGCCCGCCTCCACGACTACCGCCTGACGTTCCGCAACCGCGAGCCGACCGGGCTCGAGGTCGAGCTGGCGGGCGCGGTCGCGACGCGCTCGGTCTGA
- a CDS encoding endonuclease/exonuclease/phosphatase family protein, whose protein sequence is MTTHRRHDDRAAPRAPAATAAAATELALVTWNLLHRIHAENWGEDVPGIRGDEDARVAAITGRLAAWLAGGGDAFLLQEVSGDQLADLRAALAPGASVFAMRYPRVPAPRAGTTHRATLRDPGEHLVIVCRAGLAARPRAAAAFDDDPGKGYLAVELEDTGALLMSTHVTYGSRLGGQLARVAAAVGAGPGAVIIGGDFNADRAAVGAALGLAHAFALPAEPALPTRPRTDPAGKSTTIDHVIAVRARPLAAAVVDAGGLSDHNPVTARVALAG, encoded by the coding sequence GTGACGACGCACCGCCGCCATGACGATCGAGCCGCGCCTCGGGCTCCCGCTGCCACCGCCGCCGCGGCGACCGAGCTGGCGCTGGTCACGTGGAACCTCCTGCACCGGATCCACGCCGAGAACTGGGGCGAGGACGTGCCGGGGATCCGTGGCGACGAGGACGCGCGCGTCGCGGCGATCACCGGGCGCCTGGCGGCCTGGCTCGCTGGTGGCGGCGACGCCTTCTTGCTGCAGGAGGTCTCCGGCGATCAGCTCGCCGACCTGCGCGCGGCGCTGGCGCCGGGCGCGAGCGTCTTCGCGATGCGCTACCCCCGGGTGCCGGCGCCGCGGGCCGGGACCACCCACCGCGCGACCCTGCGCGACCCCGGCGAGCACCTGGTCATCGTGTGTCGCGCCGGGCTGGCCGCGCGCCCGCGCGCCGCCGCCGCCTTCGACGACGATCCGGGCAAGGGCTACCTCGCCGTCGAGCTCGAGGACACCGGCGCGCTGCTGATGTCGACCCACGTCACGTACGGCAGCCGCCTCGGTGGGCAGCTCGCGCGGGTGGCGGCGGCGGTTGGCGCGGGCCCCGGCGCGGTGATCATCGGCGGCGACTTCAACGCCGACCGAGCCGCGGTCGGCGCCGCGCTCGGCCTCGCGCACGCGTTCGCGCTGCCCGCCGAGCCCGCGCTGCCGACGCGACCGCGGACCGACCCCGCGGGCAAGTCGACGACGATCGACCACGTGATCGCGGTGCGCGCGCGGCCCCTGGCGGCGGCCGTCGTCGACGCCGGCGGCCTGTCCGACCACAACCCGGTCACCGCGCGGGTCGCGCTCGCGGGCTGA
- a CDS encoding acyltransferase: MSAASPQRIPSLDGLRALSIALVILSHLLGTQGFPYGPRALGTVGDFGYLGVKVFFVISGYLITRLLMKEHDRSGTISLRGFYVRRVWRIFPAFYAFIIAMVVAWQLGAVDLSRRDLIAAVTYTMNYHYDRSWQLGHIWSLSIEEQFYLVWPFLFVLAGRARVVSTATVIIVLALACRAAAWFYFRSDDLVEEAYPCVMDSIAVGCLMAGIQGRLDTAGWYQRFLRSPLFLAVPVVIAVTQYPAHPALQYTVGTTIENLAIAVFIDRAVRMHDDPFGRVLNWRPLVWVGTLSYSLYLWQEPFLDHNQRSFANAYPLNLVLACLCAVTSYYLIEKPVLDWRGRVAARRRAAAAPLTPS; the protein is encoded by the coding sequence ATGTCCGCCGCCTCGCCCCAACGGATCCCGTCGCTGGACGGGCTGCGGGCGCTGTCGATCGCGCTGGTGATCCTGTCGCACCTGCTGGGCACCCAGGGCTTCCCCTACGGCCCGCGCGCGCTCGGGACCGTGGGCGACTTCGGCTATCTGGGCGTGAAGGTGTTCTTCGTGATCTCGGGCTACCTGATCACTCGCCTGCTCATGAAGGAGCACGACCGCAGCGGCACGATCTCGCTGCGCGGGTTCTACGTGCGGCGGGTCTGGCGCATCTTCCCGGCGTTCTACGCGTTCATCATCGCGATGGTCGTCGCGTGGCAGCTCGGCGCCGTCGACCTGTCGCGCCGCGATCTGATCGCGGCGGTGACCTACACGATGAACTACCACTACGACCGCTCGTGGCAGCTCGGCCACATCTGGTCGCTGTCGATCGAGGAGCAGTTCTACCTGGTCTGGCCGTTCCTGTTCGTCTTGGCCGGCCGGGCCCGGGTGGTGTCGACCGCGACGGTGATCATCGTCCTGGCGCTGGCGTGCCGCGCCGCCGCCTGGTTCTACTTCCGGTCCGACGATCTGGTCGAGGAGGCCTACCCGTGCGTGATGGACTCGATCGCCGTCGGGTGCCTGATGGCCGGGATCCAGGGCCGCCTCGACACCGCCGGGTGGTACCAGCGCTTCCTGCGCTCGCCGCTGTTCCTCGCGGTGCCGGTGGTGATCGCGGTGACCCAGTACCCGGCCCACCCGGCGCTGCAGTACACCGTCGGGACCACCATCGAGAACCTGGCGATCGCCGTGTTCATCGATCGCGCCGTGCGGATGCACGACGACCCGTTCGGCCGCGTCCTCAACTGGCGGCCGCTGGTGTGGGTGGGCACGCTGTCGTACTCGCTGTACCTGTGGCAGGAGCCGTTCCTCGATCACAACCAGCGGTCGTTCGCCAACGCCTACCCGCTCAACCTGGTGCTCGCGTGCCTGTGCGCCGTGACCTCGTACTACCTGATCGAGAAGCCGGTCCTCGACTGGCGCGGCCGGGTCGCGGCCCGCAGGCGCGCGGCGGCGGCGCCGCTCACGCCATCGTGA
- a CDS encoding DUF3829 domain-containing protein, with the protein MSLVRHRIITAVIVAAALAGGCKKPNPAAKDQPEAEGSTKDLASDRSMQVMNYYVEYFNDMIGELPSLTRNYWDRAGDAGLDVETMTKWGNVICAGTGWMKMKRDKAKERVAQVERQSSGEFAKMPPLAKAMFETAVAYADQRDAMCAYVKGGGFKADSGAKAKAIHDDLGKARDTFDASVEALATELERIEDAQSNAELAKHEAAKSYGYWFRFATIRANEFLRLARRDAVKGEAVLPQLEEAMTGFAAFTTAQGAKAHASFVGFGKQVERMQKAIAKLKPALAKAKTPAAKDAAIAAAMDDLLSIYNTMVSLHNTLIGLESTGQLK; encoded by the coding sequence ATGTCGCTCGTTCGCCACCGCATCATCACCGCCGTCATCGTCGCCGCCGCGCTCGCGGGCGGATGCAAGAAGCCCAACCCCGCCGCCAAGGATCAGCCCGAGGCCGAGGGCTCGACCAAGGACCTCGCGAGCGATCGCTCGATGCAGGTGATGAACTACTACGTCGAGTACTTCAACGACATGATCGGCGAGCTCCCGTCGCTGACGCGCAACTACTGGGATCGCGCCGGGGACGCCGGGCTCGACGTCGAGACCATGACCAAGTGGGGCAACGTGATCTGCGCCGGCACCGGCTGGATGAAGATGAAGCGCGACAAGGCCAAGGAGCGGGTCGCCCAGGTCGAGCGCCAGTCGAGCGGCGAGTTCGCGAAGATGCCGCCGCTGGCCAAGGCCATGTTCGAGACCGCCGTCGCCTACGCCGACCAGCGCGACGCCATGTGCGCGTACGTCAAGGGCGGCGGGTTCAAGGCCGACAGCGGCGCCAAGGCCAAGGCCATCCACGACGACCTCGGCAAGGCCCGCGACACCTTCGACGCGTCGGTCGAGGCGCTGGCGACCGAGCTCGAGCGGATCGAGGACGCCCAGAGCAACGCCGAGCTGGCCAAGCACGAGGCGGCCAAGAGCTACGGCTACTGGTTCCGGTTCGCGACCATCCGCGCCAACGAGTTCCTGCGCTTGGCGCGCCGGGACGCGGTCAAGGGCGAGGCGGTCCTGCCGCAGCTCGAGGAGGCGATGACCGGCTTCGCCGCGTTCACCACCGCCCAGGGCGCCAAGGCCCACGCGTCGTTCGTCGGCTTCGGCAAGCAGGTCGAGCGCATGCAGAAGGCGATCGCCAAGCTCAAGCCGGCGCTGGCCAAGGCCAAGACGCCGGCGGCCAAGGACGCGGCGATCGCGGCGGCGATGGACGATCTGCTGTCGATCTACAACACGATGGTCAGCCTCCACAACACGCTGATCGGGCTCGAGAGCACCGGCCAGCTCAAGTAG
- a CDS encoding TolC family protein, whose protein sequence is MPLVPRAHLLAAALAAAVAVPSAGAQPATTAPAPYQPPEFVTTAPTLPAGVDPASAWQLELIDAIQVAVRNNLDVVLEREAVAIAARGIDVALGDREPVLGVSYRHGDVRSPSSSILEGSPDTINTSVADTLALTYQQRFATGLTLSADFDLARDRSSSTAAVADLNVRSTANLRVSQPLLRGFSLDLVIPRLSILRAKLASDRERRQLEVVVADVVLRTETAYWDVVAALYRHDLSVRSAGRAEDQLALTQRQIDAGVLPPSDLISAEGTLAQRQLQQVQAEQAVDAAWDRLRAVMNLPRADWGRAIVPVERPAFAPSPLTAEDELAVALANRPEPAQLDVDVQDAGLGVRQAQNDRLPKIDLGLTGTLIGQAPSAGASLSDLGGADARGWTVMLDLTWTPLGRRSGAAVEIQRHQRQIVATRREAALQRIWIEVRDAVRIQASAARQVAAAARFRELAEDGLELEQRKFLNGSSSNFLIAQRQEELAIAQVAELTALLDHQKATATRLHATGVLLSERGITLAAAPR, encoded by the coding sequence ATGCCTCTCGTCCCCCGCGCCCACCTCCTGGCCGCCGCGCTCGCCGCGGCCGTCGCCGTCCCGTCGGCCGGGGCCCAGCCGGCGACGACCGCGCCCGCGCCCTACCAGCCGCCCGAGTTCGTCACGACCGCCCCGACGCTGCCGGCCGGCGTCGACCCGGCGTCGGCGTGGCAGCTCGAGCTGATCGACGCGATCCAGGTCGCGGTCCGCAACAACCTCGACGTCGTGCTCGAGCGCGAGGCCGTGGCCATCGCCGCCCGCGGGATCGACGTCGCGCTGGGCGATCGTGAGCCGGTGCTCGGCGTCAGCTACCGCCACGGCGACGTCCGGTCGCCGTCGTCGAGCATCCTCGAGGGCTCGCCCGACACGATCAACACCTCGGTCGCCGACACGCTCGCGCTCACCTACCAGCAGCGGTTCGCCACCGGCCTCACGCTCAGCGCCGACTTCGACCTGGCGCGCGATCGCTCGAGCTCGACCGCCGCGGTCGCCGACCTCAACGTGCGCTCGACCGCGAACCTGCGGGTGTCGCAGCCGCTCCTGCGCGGGTTCTCGCTCGACCTGGTCATCCCGAGGCTGTCGATCCTGCGCGCCAAGCTCGCGTCGGATCGCGAGCGCCGCCAGCTCGAGGTCGTCGTCGCCGACGTCGTGCTGCGGACCGAGACCGCGTACTGGGACGTGGTCGCGGCGCTGTACCGCCACGACCTGAGCGTGCGCTCGGCCGGCCGCGCCGAGGACCAGCTCGCGCTGACCCAGCGCCAGATCGACGCCGGCGTGCTGCCGCCGTCGGACCTGATCAGCGCCGAGGGCACGCTGGCCCAGCGCCAGCTCCAGCAGGTGCAGGCCGAGCAGGCGGTCGACGCGGCCTGGGATCGGCTGCGCGCGGTCATGAACCTCCCGCGCGCCGACTGGGGCCGCGCGATCGTGCCGGTCGAGCGCCCGGCGTTCGCGCCCAGCCCGCTCACCGCCGAGGACGAGCTGGCGGTGGCGCTGGCCAACCGGCCCGAGCCGGCCCAGCTCGACGTCGACGTGCAGGACGCCGGGCTCGGGGTCCGCCAGGCCCAAAACGATCGCCTGCCGAAGATCGACCTCGGCCTGACCGGCACGCTCATCGGCCAGGCGCCGTCGGCCGGCGCCAGCCTCAGCGATCTCGGCGGCGCCGACGCCCGCGGGTGGACCGTCATGCTCGACCTCACCTGGACGCCGCTCGGCCGCCGCAGCGGCGCCGCCGTCGAGATCCAGCGCCACCAGCGGCAGATCGTCGCGACCCGGCGCGAGGCGGCGCTGCAGCGCATCTGGATCGAGGTGCGCGACGCGGTGCGGATCCAGGCCAGCGCGGCCCGACAGGTCGCCGCCGCCGCGCGGTTCCGCGAGCTGGCCGAGGACGGCCTCGAGCTCGAGCAGCGGAAGTTCCTGAACGGCTCGTCGTCGAACTTCCTGATCGCGCAGCGGCAAGAGGAGCTGGCCATCGCCCAGGTCGCCGAGCTGACCGCGCTGCTCGACCACCAGAAGGCCACCGCCACCCGCCTCCACGCCACCGGCGTGCTCCTGAGCGAGCGCGGCATCACCCTGGCCGCGGCGCCGCGCTGA
- a CDS encoding MgtC/SapB family protein codes for MTLELTTGLEVDFLVRLGVALLCGFAIGVEREARGKPAGISTNSFVIGGAAMFTFISLAIDPASPARIAAQVVSGVGFLGAGMILKQDEGGKITNLTTAASVWFSAAIGMAIGFGWLLIALGATVYAIVVPRIPHISKKDQDR; via the coding sequence GTGACGCTCGAACTGACCACCGGCCTTGAAGTCGACTTCCTGGTCCGCCTCGGCGTGGCGCTCCTCTGCGGCTTCGCGATCGGCGTCGAGCGCGAGGCCCGCGGCAAGCCCGCCGGCATCAGCACCAACTCGTTCGTCATCGGCGGCGCCGCGATGTTCACCTTCATCTCGCTGGCGATCGATCCCGCCAGCCCGGCGCGGATCGCCGCCCAGGTGGTCAGCGGGGTCGGCTTCCTCGGCGCCGGCATGATCCTCAAGCAGGACGAGGGCGGCAAGATCACCAACCTGACCACCGCGGCGAGCGTCTGGTTCTCCGCCGCGATCGGCATGGCGATCGGCTTCGGCTGGCTGCTGATCGCGCTCGGCGCGACGGTCTACGCCATCGTCGTGCCGCGCATCCCGCACATCTCCAAGAAGGACCAGGATCGCTGA
- a CDS encoding peptide chain release factor-like protein: MTAHILQISAGVGPVEARRFVSRLAARLEARARALGLDVAEVVTRGAADAPRSIALHLRGDATAGLAAELGTHALIERSARRGRAARKRWFAAVTLHPAAAPPVARVAPPRAELIITACRAGGPGGQHVNKVSSAVRVQHVPSGLAVRSAGERSQQANLDLALARLAALLQDVAAARVAAAGAARRRAHVRLERGAAVRTYTIGADGDLLARSRP; encoded by the coding sequence GTGACCGCGCACATCCTCCAGATCAGCGCCGGGGTCGGGCCGGTCGAGGCCCGCCGGTTCGTCTCGCGCCTGGCCGCGCGGCTCGAGGCGCGCGCGCGCGCGCTCGGCCTCGACGTCGCCGAGGTCGTGACCCGCGGCGCCGCCGACGCGCCGCGCTCGATCGCGCTGCACCTGCGCGGCGACGCGACCGCCGGGCTGGCGGCGGAGCTCGGCACCCACGCGCTGATCGAGCGCAGCGCGCGCCGGGGGCGGGCCGCGCGCAAGCGCTGGTTCGCGGCGGTGACGCTGCACCCGGCGGCGGCGCCGCCGGTCGCGCGGGTCGCGCCGCCCCGGGCCGAGCTGATCATCACCGCGTGCCGCGCCGGCGGGCCCGGCGGTCAGCACGTCAACAAGGTGTCGTCGGCCGTGCGGGTCCAGCACGTGCCGTCGGGCCTGGCGGTGCGGAGCGCCGGCGAGCGCTCGCAGCAAGCCAACCTCGACCTGGCGCTGGCCCGGCTGGCGGCGCTCCTGCAGGACGTCGCGGCGGCGCGCGTGGCCGCGGCCGGGGCCGCTCGTCGGCGCGCGCACGTCCGGCTCGAGCGGGGCGCGGCGGTCCGGACGTACACGATCGGCGCCGACGGCGACCTGCTGGCGCGGAGCCGGCCGTGA